From the Salvelinus alpinus chromosome 32, SLU_Salpinus.1, whole genome shotgun sequence genome, one window contains:
- the LOC139562609 gene encoding CMRF35-like molecule 1, translating into MTSLSPRDSDYYWCIVERKDEGDDGARLQISVTPGTPELYVDQQEMTGVVGESVTVLCYYSSYGGSGRWCRMGGSCVAVGSFEALDGTFVKLVQEQRETTNGYVLTVTMSGLMMENTGWYWCEKGKLQMPVHITVNQPTTTQSTTTTTQAPTSHQTSLTSAESKTSPPTVTPSVTDRDNVVTDENTDEKHQSLLEVLIIPLSLLVVLIAVTLVTLKMLRKHKDKKAKDQPPNTSVQPADPEQDITYSTVRYIRGSTQQDLNPERHGDLYSNVISMQHWTAQRGQPVLGKRCICHPHGTASLHLVWRKTSDCMGSASHTHQCQWKNQHEASHMTQIEQLHTQTRGEQRIIYT; encoded by the exons ATGACAAGTCTTAGTCCTCGTGATTCTGATTATTACTGGTGTATTGTGGAGAGGAAGGATGAGGGAGATGATGGGGCTAGACTGCAGATATCTGTTACTCCAG GTACTCCAGAACTCTATGTGGACCAACAAGAGATGACTGGAGTTGTAGGAGAGAGCGTCACCGTGCTCTGTTACTATAGTTCATATGGAGGCAGCGGGAGGTGGTGCAGGATGGGAGGCTCTTGTGTGGCTGTGGGAAGTTTTGAGGCTTTAGATGGAACATTTGTGAAGTTAGTGCAGGAGCAGAGAGAAACCACCAACGGTTATGTCTTAACGGTGACTATGAGTGGATTGATGATGGAGAACACTGGCTGGTACTGGTGTGAAAAGGGAAAACTACAGATGCCTGTTCATATCACTGTCAATCAACCAACCACAACACAGAGCACCACCACAA caACACAAGCTCCAACCTCTCACCAAACCTCACTAACCAGTGCTGAGTCTAAGACTTCTCCACCCACAGTTACCCCTTCTGTTACAGACAGGGACAATGTTGTAACTGATGAGAACACAGATGAGAAGCACCAGAG TTTACTGGAAGTCCTGATCATTCCTCTGAGCCTGTTGGTGGTGTTGATAGCTGTTACCTTGGTCACATTGAAGATGTTGAGAAAACATA AGGACAAGAAGGCAAAGGACCAACCACCAAACACCTCAGTA CAGCCTGCTGACCCTGagcaggacattacctacagcaCTGTGAGGTACATCAGAGGATCAACACAACAG GACCTAAACCCAGAGAGACATGGTGACTTATACAGCAATGTGATTTCTATGCAGCACTGGACAGCACAAAGG GGTCAACCTGTTCTGGGGAAAAGGTGTATTTGTCATCCTCATGGGACGGCCAGTCTGCACCTCGTGTGGAGAAAGACCAGTGACTGTATGGGATCTGCCTCTCATACTCATCAGTGCCAATGGAAAAACCAGCATGAAGCGTCACACATGACACAGATcgaacaactacacacacagacaaggggggaacagaggataatATACACGTAG
- the LOC139562595 gene encoding polymeric immunoglobulin receptor-like, whose amino-acid sequence MVLQPQFDKFSITIPCLHDQSYRNNVKYWCKEYYWLGCSTVVRTDHPKTKKKTSITDDINQRIFTVTMTRLSSSDSDYYWCSVEKKNEGDDGARLQISVTPGTPELYVDQQEMTGVVGESVTMLCYYSSNGGSGRWCRMGGSCVAVGSFEALDGTFVKLVQEQRETTNGFVLMVTMSGLMMENTGWYWCEKRKLQMPVHITVNQPTTTQSTTTTTQAPTSHQTTLTSAESNTCPPTVTPSVTDRDNVVTNENTDEKHQSLLEVLFIPLSLLVVLIAVTLVTLKMLRKHKDKKAKDQPPNTSVQSADPEQDITYSTVRYIRGSTQQDLNPERHGDLYSNVIPMQHWTAQRQDPFPDDAVTYSTVVTKNKTQPNNQIVVYSTVAQRQRYSRSQSTRRDVGENTGGSQCTRASEQKSPD is encoded by the exons ATGGTGTTACAACCACAGTTTGACAAATTCTCCATCACCATCCCATGTCTCCATGATCAGAGCTATAGAAACAATGTGAAATACTGGTGTAAGGAATATTATTGGTTAGGTTGCTCTACTGTTGTACGCACTGATCATCCTAAGACCAAAAAAAAGACCTCAATCACTGATGACATCAACCAGCGAATCTTCACTGTGACCATGACACGTCTTAGTTCTAGTGATTCTGATTATTACTGGTGTAGTGTGGAGAAGAAGAATGAGGGAGATGATGGGGCTAGACTGCAGATATCTGTTACTCCAG GTACTCCAGAACTCTATGTGGACCAACAAGAGATGACTGGAGTTGTAGGAGAGAGCGTCACCATGCTCTGTTACTATAGTTCAAATGGAGGCAGCGGGAGGTGGTGCAGGATGGGAGGCTCTTGTGTGGCTGTGGGAAGTTTTGAGGCTTTAGATGGAACATTTGTGAAGTTAGTGCAGGAGCAGAGAGAAACCACCAACGGTTTTGTCTTAATGGTGACTATGAGTGGATTGATGATGGAGAACACTGGCTGGTACTGGTGTGAAAAGAGAAAACTACAGATGCCTGTTCATATCACTGTCAATCAACCAACCACAACACAGAGCACCACCACAA CAACACAAGCTCCAACCTCTCACCAAACCACACTAACCAGTGCTGAGTCTAACACTTGTCCACCCACAGTTACCCCTTCTGTTACAGACAGGGACAATGTTGTAACTAATGAGAACACAGATGAGAAGCACCAGAG TTTACTGGAAGTCCTGTTCATTCCTTTGAGCCTGTTGGTGGTGTTGATAGCTGTTACCTTGGTCACATTGAAGATGTTGAGAAAACATA AGGACAAGAAGGCAAAGGACCAACCACCAAACACCTCAGTA CAGTCTGCTGACCCTGagcaggacattacctacagcaCTGTGAGGTACATCAGAGGATCAACACAACAG GACCTAAACCCTGAGAGACATGGTGACTTATACAGCAATGTGATTCCTATGCAGCACTGGACAGCACAAAGG CAGGACCCATTTCCGGATGATGCAGTGACATACAGCACCGTGGTCACCAAGAACAAGACCCAaccaaat AACCAGATTGTGGTCTACAGCACAGTGGCCCAACGCCAGAGATACAGTAGGTCGCAAAGTACCAGACGAGATGTTGGGGAAAATACTGGAGGATCTCAGTGTACTAGGGCATCAGAACAAAAGTCTCCAGATTGA